A window of Acinetobacter sp. TR3 contains these coding sequences:
- the minD gene encoding septum site-determining protein MinD: MAKIVVVTSGKGGVGKTTTSASFATGLALRGHKTVVIDFDVGLRNLDLIMGCERRVVYDFVNVINNEARLQQALIRDKEIENLYILPASQTRDKDALSDEGVARVIDELAQEFDYIICDSPAGIERGAILAMYHADEAIIVTNPEISSVRDSDRIIGMLDSKTKKVEHNEGRIRKHLCITRFNPERADKQEMLTIDDISKDILRVPTLGVIPECPSVLQASNEGKPVILYDEAKAGQAYDDLVARFLGEDRPYRHIAVQPKGWLARLFGA, translated from the coding sequence GTGGCCAAAATTGTTGTCGTAACGTCAGGCAAAGGTGGTGTAGGTAAAACTACAACAAGCGCATCTTTTGCAACAGGTTTAGCCCTACGTGGTCATAAAACTGTTGTGATTGATTTCGATGTAGGTTTACGTAATCTCGATTTGATCATGGGCTGTGAACGCCGTGTCGTTTATGACTTTGTCAATGTCATCAATAATGAAGCTCGCTTACAACAAGCATTGATTCGTGATAAAGAAATCGAAAACTTGTACATTCTCCCTGCATCACAAACACGTGATAAAGATGCTTTGAGTGATGAAGGCGTTGCTCGTGTGATTGATGAACTTGCTCAAGAGTTTGACTATATTATCTGTGATTCACCTGCGGGGATTGAGCGTGGCGCGATCTTGGCAATGTATCATGCTGATGAAGCAATCATTGTGACAAACCCTGAGATTTCATCAGTGCGTGACTCAGATCGTATTATTGGTATGCTTGATAGTAAAACTAAAAAAGTTGAACACAACGAAGGCCGTATCCGTAAACATCTCTGTATCACACGTTTCAACCCTGAACGTGCTGACAAACAAGAAATGTTAACGATTGATGATATTTCTAAAGATATTTTACGTGTGCCGACTTTGGGTGTTATTCCTGAGTGTCCAAGCGTACTTCAAGCATCGAACGAAGGTAAGCCTGTTATACTTTATGACGAAGCAAAAGCTGGTCAAGCCTACGATGATTTAGTCGCTCGTTTCCTTGGCGAAGATCGTCCTTATCGACACATTGCAGTACAGCCAAAAGGTTGGTTAGCTAGACTATTTGGAGCGTAA
- the minC gene encoding septum site-determining protein MinC: protein MADIRITGRMVNFSRLTFDTNDHNAIRQQLTSTLNEGSYLGTLVIIDSTVEQELIALIQLLIDLGLQPMAVIDGILGDEARAIQFPVLPADQPLQRIKASKEQVVAQAPEKNTETPEIQTPQKQTPTTHITSYHDEILRTGQCLVQDQGDIILNAGMNSGSEVIASGNIHIYGNARGRVIAGAGGHTSARIFCHSLEAELISIAGTYCVADDIPKDMIKKPVHIYLNNKQELEFEALQF, encoded by the coding sequence ATGGCTGATATACGGATTACGGGCAGAATGGTGAATTTTAGTCGATTAACATTCGACACAAATGACCATAATGCGATCCGCCAGCAACTTACAAGCACCCTCAATGAAGGTTCCTATCTTGGAACTTTAGTCATTATTGACAGTACCGTTGAACAAGAGCTGATTGCATTAATTCAACTACTCATAGATCTTGGTTTACAACCAATGGCGGTGATTGATGGTATCTTGGGTGATGAAGCACGGGCGATTCAATTTCCTGTACTGCCTGCTGATCAACCATTACAGCGTATCAAAGCATCAAAAGAGCAAGTCGTTGCTCAAGCACCTGAAAAAAATACTGAAACTCCAGAAATACAAACACCACAAAAACAAACACCGACTACGCATATCACCTCATATCATGATGAGATTTTGCGTACTGGACAATGTTTGGTACAGGATCAAGGTGATATTATATTGAATGCGGGTATGAATAGTGGCTCTGAAGTCATTGCGTCTGGAAATATTCACATTTATGGCAATGCTCGTGGTAGAGTCATTGCAGGTGCAGGTGGGCACACTTCAGCTCGAATTTTTTGTCACTCACTAGAAGCAGAGTTAATCTCGATCGCAGGGACATATTGTGTCGCAGATGATATTCCTAAAGATATGATCAAAAAACCCGTACATATTTATTTAAATAACAAGCAAGAGCTTGAATTTGAAGCCTTACAGTTTTAA
- a CDS encoding preprotein translocase subunit SecA, translating to MTQQDSKQNSKYSLVNPNSKFFKLFLVYDIFMVFIIVFNLFCLGMNFFLMSNIGEWFFNTIHLPNVLEFYRSYLHPWVIITEAWFIIFLITELAVRWAIAIVNKHHARWWFFPFIHWYEILAIIPHLRFLRLFRAGIIAYRLHELGYKVVPDNIRIKAAFYYSVIMEELSDRVVISVIDGVRQELETSSSHKKIIHDLVDHHRQLFTVALSSLLQESLAKTLQEQQPMITKKVGIIVNQAIEDTPELTQLLRLIPLVGGRIEQQIQTIGQRLGENISIGLIEPFTAGSAHNPNENYQLIAEKVSELNIDNHYLEELVESVVFESLAAIRKQVKIKQWQQTLHEYDQLDKKAE from the coding sequence ATGACTCAGCAGGACTCAAAACAAAACTCTAAATATAGCCTTGTAAATCCAAACAGTAAGTTTTTTAAACTGTTTCTTGTTTATGACATTTTCATGGTGTTTATTATTGTTTTTAATTTGTTCTGCTTAGGCATGAACTTTTTTTTAATGAGTAATATTGGCGAATGGTTTTTTAACACAATCCATTTACCTAATGTGCTTGAGTTTTATCGTAGTTACTTACACCCTTGGGTGATTATCACCGAAGCATGGTTTATTATTTTTTTAATCACTGAACTTGCCGTGCGATGGGCAATTGCGATTGTGAATAAACACCATGCTCGTTGGTGGTTTTTTCCATTTATTCATTGGTATGAAATCTTAGCGATTATTCCCCATTTACGTTTTCTACGTTTATTCCGCGCAGGTATTATTGCATATCGCCTACATGAGCTTGGGTATAAGGTTGTACCTGATAACATTCGTATTAAAGCAGCGTTTTACTATAGTGTCATCATGGAAGAACTCTCTGATCGCGTTGTCATTTCGGTCATAGATGGCGTTCGACAAGAGCTTGAAACCAGTTCGAGTCATAAAAAAATTATTCATGATCTCGTTGATCATCATCGTCAATTGTTTACTGTGGCGCTATCTTCTTTACTACAAGAATCCTTAGCAAAAACATTGCAAGAACAACAACCAATGATTACGAAAAAAGTAGGCATTATTGTCAATCAAGCGATTGAAGATACGCCTGAACTGACCCAGTTATTACGTTTAATTCCTCTTGTTGGTGGAAGAATTGAACAACAGATTCAAACTATTGGGCAACGTTTAGGTGAAAATATTAGTATTGGTTTGATTGAACCTTTTACAGCAGGCTCTGCACACAACCCAAATGAGAATTATCAATTGATCGCAGAAAAAGTCAGTGAGCTAAATATTGATAATCACTACTTAGAAGAATTGGTTGAATCAGTTGTATTTGAGAGCCTCGCAGCCATACGAAAACAAGTAAAAATCAAGCAATGGCAGCAAACCTTGCATGAATATGATCAATTGGATAAAAAAGCAGAATGA
- a CDS encoding acyltransferase, whose amino-acid sequence MSTTNKKASLLERVSKGLTVGSVITGSTFLHGPPILTLGITKLFKKSKKVDETNIQLANSWIGINNQLIEKVLPNLKWEISIDEKLDLNLQGRYMMICNHQSWVDTTVNQYFGLTRMPLTRFFTKWELIFIPFVGQAFKILGFPMMKRHSKEQVAKNPELKHRDMLEARKACEQLLSQPFTLLNYLEGTRFTAEKQAKQQSPYQNLLKPKAGGLALALNILGDKIDALVDMTIVYPDGAPDYGDFWLGDVSRIAVDLRKIEIPDWVLGGNYEDDPIYRERFQQWVDQIWTEKDQLISQMKSKYYQ is encoded by the coding sequence ATGTCTACCACAAATAAAAAAGCATCGTTATTAGAAAGGGTAAGTAAAGGACTTACTGTTGGTTCTGTGATCACAGGAAGTACTTTTTTACATGGGCCCCCTATCCTGACATTAGGTATCACCAAGCTATTCAAAAAATCAAAAAAGGTAGATGAAACCAATATTCAGTTGGCGAATAGTTGGATTGGCATAAATAATCAACTGATTGAAAAAGTCTTACCAAATCTTAAATGGGAAATTAGTATTGATGAAAAGCTCGATCTGAATTTACAAGGTCGTTATATGATGATTTGTAATCATCAAAGTTGGGTGGACACCACAGTAAATCAATATTTTGGTCTCACACGTATGCCACTCACCCGCTTCTTTACCAAGTGGGAACTCATCTTTATTCCTTTTGTTGGGCAAGCCTTTAAGATTTTGGGTTTCCCAATGATGAAACGTCACTCAAAGGAACAAGTGGCTAAAAACCCAGAACTGAAACATCGCGATATGTTAGAAGCACGTAAAGCCTGTGAACAATTATTAAGTCAGCCTTTTACACTACTCAATTATCTTGAAGGCACTCGCTTTACTGCCGAAAAACAAGCAAAACAGCAATCACCCTATCAAAACTTACTTAAGCCAAAAGCAGGTGGCTTGGCATTGGCTTTAAACATCTTAGGCGATAAGATTGATGCTTTGGTTGATATGACAATTGTCTATCCTGATGGTGCACCAGATTATGGTGATTTTTGGTTAGGTGATGTCTCACGTATTGCTGTAGATTTGCGTAAAATAGAAATTCCAGATTGGGTGCTTGGTGGAAATTATGAAGATGATCCAATCTACCGCGAACGTTTCCAGCAATGGGTCGACCAAATTTGGACAGAGAAAGACCAATTGATTTCACAAATGAAATCTAAATATTATCAATAG
- a CDS encoding OmpA family protein, whose translation MRALVISTLVGAGLVLSGCQTMSGQGNDIGGVSYDKAALGALIGAAAGYGVSKGNANSSSQNNRAIAIGAILGGASGLYLDNKEKKLREQMAGTGVDVGRNPDGSVQLIMPGSITFDTNKSNIKPNFYGTLNKVAQVLAEDNKSAILVTGYTDNTGNDSINIPLSQARAQSVKNYLAGQGVSGGRIDAQGLGSSNPIASNATAAGKEQNRRVEISIYAKQ comes from the coding sequence ATGCGTGCATTAGTAATTTCAACATTAGTAGGGGCTGGATTGGTACTTTCTGGTTGCCAAACAATGAGTGGCCAAGGTAACGATATTGGTGGTGTTTCATACGACAAAGCTGCTTTAGGTGCTTTAATTGGTGCTGCTGCGGGTTATGGTGTATCTAAAGGTAATGCTAACTCATCATCTCAAAACAACCGTGCAATTGCAATTGGTGCGATTCTTGGTGGTGCAAGTGGTTTATATCTCGATAACAAAGAGAAAAAATTACGTGAGCAAATGGCAGGTACAGGTGTTGATGTAGGTCGTAATCCAGATGGTTCTGTTCAATTGATCATGCCGGGTAGCATTACATTTGATACCAATAAATCAAATATTAAACCTAACTTCTACGGCACTTTAAACAAAGTTGCACAAGTGTTGGCTGAAGATAACAAGAGTGCGATTCTTGTAACAGGTTATACAGATAATACAGGTAATGATTCAATCAACATTCCATTATCTCAAGCACGCGCTCAGTCAGTTAAAAATTATTTAGCTGGTCAAGGTGTTTCAGGTGGCCGTATTGATGCGCAAGGTTTAGGTTCTTCTAATCCAATCGCTTCAAATGCAACTGCTGCTGGTAAAGAACAAAACCGCCGTGTAGAAATTAGTATTTATGCAAAACAGTAA
- the rep gene encoding DNA helicase Rep, translated as MSSASQLNDKQLEAMKYVQGPLLVLAGAGSGKTSVITRKVAFLVQQCGIPAHRITAMTFTNKAAREMKERVGKLLSREEAKGLSVSTFHTFGLNLLRLELKNLPLKANFSILDADDCKRILMDLMQRDNLSGAESKELIAKAMKKISDWKNDLVLPEQAHSTCETVDDVQLAHLYQLYERNLRAYNAVDFDDLIVMPARLLQENAEVRDKWQNRVRYLLVDEYQDTNTAQYTLVKLLVGVMGQFTAVGDDDQSIYAWRGAKPENMALLKEDFHNLKVIKLEQNYRSTSRILKAANAVIENNPHIFDKKLWSDKGHGENIRVITCLNDDDEAERVVKDLITHKLMNGKNWKDYAILYRGNFQARVLETQLRQMQIPYKLSGGQSFFARAEIKDVMSYLRLIINPEDDSAFLRIINTPKRAIGPVTLEKLGLFAQENTLSLLTASSDQRLAMVLPKKASTQLHEFAEFIATFTRELLDDDEPMPKVRQMINEAGYIDYIREQAATPAQEKTKLDSIESLYSSIQNLLNRTDDVDEKNIESVIRKLVLLDMLEQQQEEEDTDKVNLLTLHAAKGLEFPYVYMIGLEEELLPHKNSIASETIEEERRLMYVGITRARQGLTLTLAEQRKNGGQMRQMTPSRFLDELPQDDLEWHGRKKKLAPNVDPKEQAQQYLANLKALLKR; from the coding sequence ATGTCATCTGCCAGTCAACTCAATGACAAGCAACTTGAAGCGATGAAATATGTTCAAGGGCCATTGTTGGTGCTTGCAGGTGCAGGTTCAGGTAAAACCTCCGTAATTACTCGAAAAGTTGCTTTCCTCGTACAGCAATGTGGTATTCCAGCACATCGTATTACTGCTATGACCTTTACCAATAAAGCTGCACGTGAGATGAAGGAGCGTGTCGGTAAATTATTGTCTCGTGAAGAAGCTAAAGGACTCTCAGTTTCGACTTTCCATACTTTTGGTCTGAATTTATTACGTTTAGAATTAAAAAACTTACCTCTTAAAGCCAACTTCTCGATTTTAGATGCAGACGACTGCAAACGAATTCTGATGGACTTAATGCAACGTGACAATTTATCAGGTGCAGAGAGTAAAGAACTCATCGCAAAAGCAATGAAAAAAATTTCAGATTGGAAAAATGATCTAGTCTTACCTGAGCAAGCCCATTCAACTTGTGAAACTGTTGATGATGTACAGTTGGCGCATTTGTATCAACTTTATGAACGTAACCTACGTGCCTATAATGCAGTCGATTTCGATGATTTGATTGTAATGCCTGCTCGCTTACTTCAAGAAAATGCTGAAGTCAGAGATAAATGGCAAAACCGTGTTCGCTATTTACTGGTAGATGAATATCAAGATACCAATACTGCACAATATACACTTGTAAAACTTCTCGTTGGTGTGATGGGGCAATTCACCGCAGTAGGTGATGATGATCAATCTATTTATGCATGGCGTGGTGCAAAGCCTGAGAATATGGCTTTATTAAAAGAAGATTTTCATAATTTAAAAGTCATCAAACTTGAGCAAAACTACCGTTCAACCAGCCGTATTCTAAAAGCAGCAAATGCTGTGATTGAAAACAATCCGCATATTTTCGATAAGAAATTGTGGAGTGACAAAGGGCATGGCGAAAATATTCGTGTGATCACGTGCCTAAATGATGATGATGAAGCTGAACGTGTTGTTAAAGATCTCATCACGCATAAATTGATGAATGGTAAAAATTGGAAAGACTATGCCATTTTATATCGTGGTAATTTCCAAGCACGTGTATTAGAAACGCAGCTACGTCAAATGCAAATCCCATATAAATTATCGGGTGGGCAATCGTTCTTTGCTCGTGCTGAGATTAAAGATGTGATGAGCTATTTACGCCTCATTATTAATCCTGAAGATGATAGTGCTTTCTTACGAATTATTAATACACCGAAGCGTGCAATTGGGCCTGTCACTTTAGAGAAACTCGGTTTATTCGCACAAGAGAATACCTTATCTTTGCTGACAGCATCTTCAGATCAGCGTTTGGCAATGGTCTTGCCGAAGAAGGCATCAACTCAATTGCATGAGTTTGCTGAATTTATCGCGACATTTACACGTGAATTACTCGACGATGATGAGCCAATGCCAAAGGTTCGTCAGATGATTAACGAAGCAGGTTATATCGATTATATCCGTGAACAGGCAGCGACGCCTGCTCAGGAAAAAACCAAGCTTGACAGTATTGAAAGCCTTTATAGCAGCATTCAAAATTTATTGAATCGCACTGATGATGTCGATGAGAAGAATATTGAAAGTGTGATTCGTAAACTGGTATTGCTCGATATGTTAGAGCAGCAGCAAGAAGAAGAAGACACGGATAAAGTGAACTTATTGACGCTACATGCTGCAAAAGGATTGGAATTTCCTTATGTGTATATGATTGGCTTGGAAGAAGAGCTATTACCACATAAAAACTCGATTGCTTCAGAAACCATTGAAGAAGAACGCCGTTTAATGTATGTGGGTATTACCCGTGCTCGACAAGGGCTTACCTTGACACTTGCTGAGCAGCGCAAAAACGGTGGTCAAATGCGTCAAATGACACCAAGCCGTTTCTTAGACGAATTACCACAAGATGATCTAGAGTGGCATGGTCGTAAAAAGAAACTCGCACCGAATGTTGATCCGAAAGAGCAAGCTCAGCAATATCTCGCGAATTTAAAAGCATTATTGAAACGTTAA
- the dut gene encoding dUTP diphosphatase → MKVQVKVLDARLGQEWALPSYATTGSAGLDLRACLDTAIDIAAGETVLVKTGLAIYIEDPNFAGLILPRSGLGHKHGIVLGNLVGLIDSDYQGELMISVWNRGQNTFHLEPGERLAQYVLVPVVQAEFEQVQEFVATERGAGGFGHTGQH, encoded by the coding sequence ATGAAAGTCCAAGTTAAAGTATTAGATGCTCGTTTAGGTCAAGAATGGGCATTGCCTTCATATGCCACAACGGGTTCAGCAGGTTTAGATTTACGTGCCTGTTTAGATACTGCAATTGATATTGCGGCTGGTGAAACGGTCTTAGTCAAAACAGGTCTAGCAATCTATATCGAAGATCCAAACTTTGCAGGTTTAATTTTACCGCGTTCAGGTCTTGGTCATAAACATGGTATTGTATTAGGAAACTTAGTCGGTTTAATTGATTCTGACTATCAAGGCGAGTTGATGATTTCGGTTTGGAATCGTGGGCAGAATACCTTCCATTTAGAGCCAGGTGAGCGTTTGGCTCAATACGTTTTAGTTCCTGTGGTACAAGCTGAATTTGAACAAGTGCAAGAATTTGTTGCGACTGAACGTGGTGCAGGTGGTTTTGGACATACAGGCCAACACTAA
- a CDS encoding phosphomannomutase/phosphoglucomutase, which yields MDIKHTFPLNVFRAYDIRGKLSNLTPHVIHSIAYALAQQYKNAGQDRVVIGYDARLTSPTYANIIQQIFQTQGLTVTNIGCCSSPMMYYIARDFGGNGIMVTASHNPKSDNGIKWILNGEPPTPDVIQQVGQLAQISLPNVQQMIDSDHVLHQIVPLYCLQYQQSLLDDIQLSRPLKIVLDGLHGSAGRCAKLVLEKLGCQVIALRCEANGDFPDHAPDPSHAEHLTDLQAAIILEKADLGIALDGDGDRLVLVDEHAHIISPDRLLSLFAQICLQQHPRKEIVFDVKCSQMVADTVQRLNGQAKMIRTGSSFLRTYLSQSKGNAVFGGEYAGHYVFNDGRGFGYDDGLYAALRVMEYLTQSDKANLSALLAIYPERYCTEDTYISTHDINPKQVLNDIEILSHRLGARLSKIDGVRLDFDDGFGIIRASNTGEYFTVRFDADNPNRLREIRQEFVSMMQGQYPQIAQELAQA from the coding sequence GTGGATATAAAACATACATTTCCTCTGAATGTTTTTCGCGCTTATGATATCCGTGGAAAACTGAGCAACTTAACGCCTCATGTGATTCATTCAATTGCCTATGCTTTAGCACAACAATATAAAAATGCAGGACAAGATCGCGTTGTAATTGGCTATGATGCACGTCTAACCAGTCCGACTTATGCCAATATTATTCAACAAATTTTTCAAACACAGGGTTTAACAGTCACCAACATTGGATGTTGCTCATCGCCCATGATGTACTATATCGCGCGTGATTTTGGTGGGAACGGAATTATGGTGACTGCAAGCCATAACCCTAAATCAGATAATGGTATTAAATGGATTTTAAATGGTGAACCCCCAACGCCAGACGTGATTCAACAGGTTGGACAACTTGCACAAATTTCTTTGCCAAATGTTCAGCAAATGATTGATTCTGATCATGTGCTACATCAAATTGTGCCTTTGTATTGTTTGCAGTATCAGCAATCCTTATTAGATGATATTCAATTATCACGCCCTTTAAAAATTGTATTGGATGGTTTGCATGGATCAGCAGGTCGATGTGCAAAACTGGTTTTAGAAAAGTTAGGTTGTCAGGTCATTGCTTTACGTTGTGAAGCCAATGGGGATTTTCCTGATCATGCCCCAGATCCCTCACATGCTGAGCATTTAACAGATTTACAAGCAGCCATTATTTTAGAAAAAGCTGATCTAGGCATTGCTTTAGATGGTGATGGTGATCGCTTGGTGTTAGTCGATGAGCATGCCCATATTATTAGCCCAGACCGCTTATTGTCTTTATTCGCACAAATCTGTTTACAACAGCATCCACGTAAAGAAATTGTATTTGATGTGAAATGTTCTCAAATGGTGGCTGATACCGTACAACGTTTGAATGGACAAGCTAAAATGATTCGTACAGGAAGTAGTTTCTTGCGAACATATTTATCTCAGTCCAAAGGCAATGCGGTATTTGGTGGTGAATATGCAGGTCACTATGTCTTTAATGATGGTCGCGGTTTTGGTTATGACGATGGTCTATATGCAGCGCTAAGAGTCATGGAATACCTGACTCAATCAGACAAAGCAAACCTTTCTGCTTTATTAGCAATTTACCCTGAACGTTATTGTACTGAAGATACCTATATCAGCACCCATGATATAAACCCTAAACAAGTTTTAAATGATATTGAAATTCTAAGTCATCGTTTAGGCGCTCGTTTAAGTAAAATAGATGGGGTAAGGCTTGATTTTGACGATGGTTTTGGCATTATTCGAGCATCTAATACAGGTGAGTATTTCACGGTTCGTTTTGATGCAGATAATCCAAATCGATTACGTGAAATTCGCCAAGAATTTGTTTCTATGATGCAAGGTCAATATCCGCAAATTGCACAAGAACTCGCACAGGCTTAA
- the argB gene encoding acetylglutamate kinase, with amino-acid sequence MSHEHIGIDKAKILIEALPYIQRFAGKTLVVKYGGNAMTDPELESSFARDIVLLKTVGLNPIVVHGGGPQVDSLLKRLGQESDRIDGMRVTDQATMEVVEMVLGGSVNKSIVNLINQHGGRAIGLTGKDGNLLRARKLLMEKQEADGSISQIDLGMVGEVTGVKTDVLEMFTQGDFIPVIAPLGVDEEGNTYNINADLVAGKVAEALGAEKLILLTNITGVLDENKNLLTGLSTQEVDRLIETGVIYGGMIPKVGCALDAVKGGVVSAHIVDGRVPHATLLEIFTDHGVGTLITNRAKH; translated from the coding sequence ATGTCACACGAGCATATCGGCATTGATAAAGCAAAAATTTTGATTGAAGCTTTGCCGTATATTCAACGTTTTGCAGGTAAAACGTTGGTTGTAAAATATGGTGGCAATGCAATGACTGATCCAGAGCTAGAAAGCTCTTTTGCTCGCGATATCGTGTTATTAAAAACAGTAGGTTTAAATCCAATCGTCGTACATGGTGGTGGTCCACAAGTTGATTCACTGCTTAAACGTTTAGGGCAAGAGTCTGATCGTATTGATGGGATGCGCGTCACCGATCAAGCCACGATGGAAGTGGTTGAAATGGTTCTCGGTGGTAGTGTTAATAAATCGATTGTCAATCTGATTAACCAACACGGCGGTCGTGCGATTGGTTTGACAGGTAAAGATGGTAATTTACTTCGTGCCCGTAAACTGCTTATGGAAAAACAAGAAGCTGATGGTTCAATTTCTCAAATTGATTTGGGTATGGTCGGTGAAGTGACTGGTGTTAAAACCGATGTACTGGAAATGTTTACTCAAGGGGATTTTATTCCTGTGATCGCACCATTAGGTGTGGATGAAGAAGGGAATACTTATAATATCAATGCTGATCTCGTCGCTGGAAAAGTTGCAGAAGCATTAGGCGCTGAGAAATTGATTCTTTTGACTAATATCACAGGCGTATTAGACGAAAATAAAAACTTATTAACTGGATTGAGTACACAAGAAGTAGATCGTTTAATTGAAACGGGTGTGATCTATGGCGGTATGATTCCTAAAGTCGGTTGTGCATTAGACGCGGTCAAAGGTGGTGTCGTGAGTGCACATATTGTAGATGGTCGTGTACCTCATGCAACATTATTAGAGATATTTACTGACCATGGCGTTGGTACATTGATTACCAATCGTGCGAAGCATTAA
- a CDS encoding GNAT family N-acetyltransferase: MLEKLNHYRQTLTSPLRQKPSQNQFRFGWVDNLKELQEVQRFRANQFSHQFGISFEDGLDQDLYDFGCEHAVLREKWTGEIVAYTRLKLFQGHEIGQSYSAKEFDVVPNFSHLPSILEIGRTCVHPQFRSGKALSMLWLNLVPKVLWSMRAKYVMGCVSIHLEDNLARAYYTHRQIQQLAEHQIIDIRSKRAFEPERPEYSFPQDERMPKLFDTYLGMQSKLSKQAFYDEDFKCLDYFVFLEINKIATSFVMNKMVQR; the protein is encoded by the coding sequence ATGCTAGAAAAATTAAATCATTATCGCCAGACATTAACTTCACCTTTACGTCAAAAGCCGTCACAAAACCAATTCCGTTTTGGGTGGGTGGATAATCTAAAAGAATTACAAGAAGTACAACGTTTTAGAGCAAATCAATTCTCTCATCAATTTGGTATCTCTTTTGAAGATGGGCTAGATCAAGATCTCTATGATTTTGGTTGTGAACATGCGGTGTTACGTGAAAAATGGACGGGTGAAATTGTTGCCTATACACGTCTTAAATTGTTTCAAGGTCATGAAATTGGGCAAAGTTATAGTGCTAAAGAGTTTGATGTCGTTCCAAACTTTTCACATTTGCCAAGTATCTTGGAAATAGGGCGGACGTGTGTACATCCGCAATTCCGTTCTGGAAAAGCTTTATCAATGCTATGGTTAAATTTAGTGCCAAAGGTACTATGGTCTATGCGTGCGAAGTATGTGATGGGATGCGTGAGTATTCATCTTGAAGATAACTTGGCGCGAGCTTATTACACCCATCGTCAAATTCAGCAATTGGCTGAGCATCAAATTATTGATATCCGTTCAAAACGTGCATTTGAACCTGAGAGACCAGAATATAGTTTCCCACAAGATGAACGGATGCCAAAATTATTTGATACATATCTAGGTATGCAATCTAAGCTCTCTAAACAAGCATTTTATGATGAAGATTTTAAATGTTTGGATTATTTTGTTTTCTTAGAAATTAACAAAATTGCCACTTCTTTTGTGATGAATAAAATGGTGCAGAGATAG
- a CDS encoding class II glutamine amidotransferase: MCQLLGMNCATPTDITFSFRGFSQRAGVTSDHCDGFGIAFFEDKACRLFVDNQSAVESPIADLVRNYPIKSRNVIAHIRKATQGKITLENSHPFLRELWGRHWIFAHNGDLHDFNPQLSGRFEPVGNTDSERAFCYLLDQMVEAFGYTEPCIEKVFSLLERISPEIAEHGTFNFCLSNGQALFSYATTKLHWLVREYPFQPAHLIDLDVKVDFSEVTTPEDRVAVITTEPLTHNESWTAYQPGEMILFQHGKPIKYALTRVKRLIREAENPNLKRVTRADQY, encoded by the coding sequence ATGTGCCAGCTATTAGGAATGAATTGCGCGACTCCGACGGATATTACCTTTTCCTTTCGTGGATTTTCTCAACGAGCAGGGGTCACGTCTGATCATTGTGATGGCTTTGGTATCGCATTTTTTGAAGACAAAGCATGTCGTTTGTTTGTTGATAATCAATCTGCGGTTGAATCACCAATTGCAGATTTAGTTCGTAATTATCCTATTAAATCTCGTAATGTGATTGCACATATCCGAAAAGCAACACAAGGCAAAATTACGCTAGAAAATTCACATCCATTTCTACGTGAGTTATGGGGGCGACATTGGATTTTTGCGCATAACGGTGATCTACACGATTTTAATCCTCAGCTTAGTGGTCGCTTTGAACCTGTCGGTAATACAGACAGCGAACGTGCTTTTTGTTATTTATTAGATCAAATGGTTGAAGCATTCGGATATACAGAACCGTGTATAGAGAAAGTTTTTTCTCTATTAGAACGGATTTCACCTGAAATTGCTGAGCATGGTACGTTTAATTTTTGCCTATCCAATGGGCAAGCATTATTTAGTTATGCGACAACTAAACTGCATTGGTTAGTAAGAGAATATCCATTTCAACCTGCGCATTTAATTGATTTAGACGTCAAAGTAGATTTTAGCGAGGTAACAACACCTGAAGATCGTGTTGCTGTTATCACGACGGAACCACTCACACATAATGAATCATGGACTGCATATCAGCCAGGCGAAATGATTTTATTTCAGCACGGGAAACCCATTAAATATGCACTCACACGTGTTAAACGTCTCATTCGAGAAGCAGAAAATCCAAACCTAAAACGCGTGACGAGAGCGGATCAATATTAA